In Fusarium musae strain F31 chromosome 7, whole genome shotgun sequence, a single window of DNA contains:
- a CDS encoding hypothetical protein (EggNog:ENOG41), with the protein MADKPKVLFLGSTKQAHEEFASLCEIIEPVYPQSNERSAFIEETKSGAFDGVKAIYRTNESVGITGLFDAELLDVLPKSLKFICHNGAGYDQIHVSECTSRGIRVSNTPTAVDDATADITIFLLIGALRNISSSIFTLREGTWRGSPPASLGHDPQGKVLGILGMGGIGRNVARKARAFGMTVRYHNRSRLSPDLEDGAEYVDFERLLKESDVLSLNLPLNPKTRHTIAKPQFDIMKRGIVIVNTARGAVMDEAALVEALESGQVASAGLDVFENEPEIHPGLLKNKNVLLVPHMGTWTVETERLMEAWAMDNVRLAVTEGKLKSIVSEQKDLQ; encoded by the exons ATGGCAGATAAACCCAAAGTCCTCTTCCTAGGCAGCACCAAGCA AGCTCATGAAGAGTTTGCCTCGCTCTGTGAGATTATAGAACCTGTCTACCCACAGTCAAATGAGCGATCTGCTTTTATAGAAGAGACCAAGTCTGGTGCTTTCGATGGAGTCAAGGCTATCTACCGTACAAACGAGTCAGTTGGCATTACTGGACTCTTTGATGCCGAGTTACTGGATGTCTTGCCCAAGTCTCTCAAGTTCATTTGCCATAATG GCGCCGGATATGACCAAATTCATGTCTCTGAATGCACTTCCCGTGGCATTCGTGTTTCAAACACACCCACTGCTGTAGACGATGCCACGGCTGACATCACTATCTTTCTTCTTATCGGCGCCTTGAGAAATATCTCGTCCTCCATCTTCACTCTACGAGAAGGAACTTGGCGGGGTTCCCCTCCAGCATCGCTTGGCCATGATCCTCAAGGCAAAGTGCTAGGCATTCTGGGTATGGGAGGCATTGGCCGCAATGTTGCACGCAAAGCCCGAGCTTTCGGCATGACTGTGAGATATCACAACCGAAGCCGTTTATCACCTGATCTAGAGGACGGTGCTGAATATGTTGACTTCGAGAGACTGCTTAAAGAAAGTGATGTGTTGAGTCTCAACTTACCCCTGAAC CCCAAAACCCGACACACTATTGCAAAACCTCAATTCGACATTATGAAGCGTGGCATTGTAATCGTCAACACCGCTCGTGGTGCAGTGATGGACGAAGCGGCTCTCGTCGAAGCTCTTGAATCTGGACAAGTTGCCAGTGCTGGTCTTGATGTATTTGAGAACGAGCCAGAGATCCATCCAGGgctcttgaagaacaagaacgtcTTGCTTGTTCCACACATGGGAACGTGGACTGTAGAGACCGAGAGACTGATGGAGGCTTGGGCTATGGACAATGTTCGCCTAGCAGTGACAGAAGGAAAGTTGAAGAGTATCGTTTCCGAGCAGAAGGACCTGCAATAG
- a CDS encoding hypothetical protein (EggNog:ENOG41), producing the protein MAVLLAYDLGLTKAPVEEQYFTICFKMWGGRPPPPRLRTQEERRAVVSLWFLTSVMSSFVGKMDPLQWTPHMSDCLEALERDKLWPSDELLATFVRYQLVADEAQKLLVRDVMGESSSAPTYVFRKSLLAKLQAVRDGLPANMPINPVLRAHSLATEIQINSVGLFMQNIPVNQRIESMYSCLQAIRSWYDVFFDIPPETVPGAPFAIYIQLSQVQIALYRLTTSEDPAWDKEFVRNTADLLVLLDQVVEFFTRLDSVYKMKTNEGEETVFAMGAKIMNNIRVSWEPTLSRHLRNASSIQTNPGAERSEPNLISGDDEKTGSRSDTPTLNEPTQDEKPEKSEDGDGEVTTEEEETEWISGWKLASMMISLTLAAFLMLLDMSIISTWTFLALFFVFEVGSLVCGVAQSSTMLIIGRAVAGIGSSGIQNGALTMIAKAVPIHRRPSLVGIIMGFAQLGIISGPLVGGAFTEYSTWRWCFYINLPIGAICAVLILFVHMPDHRANRDESAMQILKTKLDWTGFVLFCPSIVMLLLALQWGGLEYPWDSATVIGLFCGGGVLFIIFVYWEHRVGSEAMIPLPIVRTREVWASCLSQLFLFSTVMVASYYFPVYFQSAKNASPFTSGVNLLPSILSVIFAAVASGALAQRVGYYLPFATASGVLSSIGFGLASSMGPYASTATWAGYQILLGLGRGLGLQMPIIAIQANTSADVTPIAMAILTFSQTFGSAIFITAANVIFTHELRNELVRRLPDINADMIIDAGAGAVSEVVSGADLPQVLWSYSRGVRATFLLAVGTSCAMVLTSFGMGWKDIRKKPAPSPVSDEA; encoded by the exons ATGGCTGTGCTACTTGCATATGATCTTGGTCTTACCAAAGCCCCTGTTGAAGAACAGTACTTCACAATATGTTTCAAGATGTGGGGAGGACGACCCCCTCCACCTCGGTTACGCACTCAAGAAGAAAGGCGAGCTGTTGTGTCACTGTGGTTTTTGACTTCAGT CATGTCGTCATTTGTTGGCAAGATGGACCCTCTTCAATGGACACCACATATGAGTGATTGTCTAGAAGCTCTCGAAAGAGACAAACTATGGCCATCTGACGAGCTTCTGGCTACATTTGTCAGGTATCAGCTTGTTGCAGACGAGGCACAGAAACTGCTCGTTCGAGATGTCATGGGCGAGTCATCTTCGGCGCCCACGTACGTTTTCAGAAAGAGTTTGCTTGCCAAACTCCAAGCAGTCAGAGACGGATTGCCAGCGAATATGCCTATAAACC CGGTTTTGCGAGCACATTCGCTCGCGACAGAGATTCAAATCAACTCCGTCGGGCTCTTTATGCAAAACATACCAGTCAATCAGCGAATTGAAAGCATGTATTCTTGCCTTCAAGCAATTAGATCATGGTACGATGTTTTCTTTGACATACCTCCAGAAACTGTTCCGGGAGCACCCTTTGCAATTTATATCCAGCTGTCGCAAGTTCAGATTGCCCTCTATCGACTTACCACGTCAGAAGATCCTGCTTGGGACAAGGAGTTTGTCCGAAATACGGCAGACTTGCTTGTACTACTGGACCAAGTCGTTGAATTCTTCACACGGCTGGATTCTGTCTATAAGATGAAAACAAATGAAGGTGAAGAAACGGTGTTTGCTATGGGGGCTAAGATTATGAACAACATCCGAGTTTCATGGGAACCTACACTATCACGACACCTAAGAAACGCATCTTCGATACAGACAAATCCAGGAGCAG AGCGCAGCGAGCCTAATCTCATCAGCGGCGACGATGAAAAGACCGGATCGCGTTCAGATACACCAACCTTGAACGAACCCACGCAAGACGAGAAGCCGGAGAAGtcagaagatggcgatggcgaagTCACaacagaggaggaagaaactGAATGGATATCGGGATGGAAGCTTGCAAGCATGATGATATCCCTTACGCTTGCTGCATTCCTGATGCTGCTGGATATGTCCATCATCTCAACG TGGACGTTCTTAGCGCTGTTCTTCGTGTTCGAGGTTGGCAGTCTTGTTTGCGGCGTAGCTCAGTCGTCTACTATGTTGATTATCGGCCGAGCCGTTGCTGGAATAGGCTCTTCTGGTATCCAAAATGGTGCTCTTACTATGATTGCGAAGGCGGTTCCTATTCATAGGCGTCCATCCCTCGTTGGTATCATCATGGGGTTTGCTCAGCTGGGAATCATCAGTGGCCCTTTGGTAGGAGGCGCTTTCACTGAGTATTCTACTTGGCGATGGT GCTTTTACATCAACCTTCCCATCGGCGCCATCTGTGCGGTTCTGATTCTGTTCGTCCATATGCCTGATCACCGAGCCAATAGAGATGAAAGCGCTATGCAGATTCTGAAAACGAAACTCGACTGGACCGGCTTCGTCTTGTTCTGTCCTAGCATagtgatgttgctgctggccCTTCAATGGGGTGGTCTTGAGTATCCCTGGGACTCTGCAACTGTCATTGGACTATTCTGTGGCGGCGGTGTTCTTTTCATCATTTTTGTATACTGGGAGCATCGCGTTGGCTCAGAGGCCATGATTCCTCTCCCAATTGTACGCACCAGAGAGGTCTGGGCTTCGTGTCTGTCACAGttatttctcttttctaCGGTGATGGTGGCATCATACTATTTTCCTGTCTATTTCCAATCGGCTAAGAATGCTTCACCTTTCACTAGTGGTGTCAATCTTCTACCCAGTATTCTCAGCGTTATCTTCGCAGCTGTCGCGAGTGGCGCTCTTG CTCAAAGGGTTGGCTACTATCTTCCATTCGCCACAGCCAGCGGCGTCCTCTCTTCTATCGGCTTTGGTCTGGCCTCTTCCATGGGTCCCTACGCTTCCACAGCTACATGGGCCGGTTATCAGATCTTGTTAGGTCTTGGCCGTGGTCTCGGTCTACAGATGCCCATTATCGCCATCCAGGCGAACACAAGTGCCGATGTTACACCTATAGCTATGGCAATCTTGACTTTCTCGCAGACTTTCGGCAGTGCAATCTTCATCACGGCTGCTAATGTCATTTTCACTCATGAGCTTCGCAATGAGCTTGTCCGAAGACTTCCCGATATCAATGCTGACATGATCATCGATGCCGGTGCTGGAGCAGTCAGTGAAGTTGTATCCGGAGCGGACTTACCACAGGTCTTGTGGTCATACTCCAGAGGTGTACGTGCGACGTTTCTGCTTGCTGTAGGCACGTCTTGTGCCATGGTTCTTACATCTTTTGGAATGGGATGGAAGGACATCAGGAAGAAGCCCGCCCCTTCCCCTGTCTCCGATGAAGCTTGA
- a CDS encoding hypothetical protein (BUSCO:EOG092602BZ~EggNog:ENOG41), whose translation MPTLPIKFQELVQLANVGVDTQSIGFNSCTLESDSYVCVREKKNEAAQPEVVIIELKNGNNVTRRPIKADSAIMHWNRQVIALKAQSRTLQIFDLEQKKKLKSCTMNEDVQFWKWISENELGLVTTTSVFHWNVYDAGQDAPVKVFQRNDNLNGCQIINYRVNSDGKWMVVVGISSQQGRVVGAMQLYSKDRGISQAIEGHAAAFGTLRLEGAPQDTKFFSFAVRTATGAKLHIVEVDHPESNPVFQKKAVDMFFPPEATNDFPVALQVSQKYGVIYMVTKYGFIHLYDLETASCIYMNRISSETIFTTCTDDGSSGIVGINRKGQVLFVTIDDNNIIPYLLQNPANSEMAIKMASRAGLPGADNLYARQFEQLFNAGSYLEAAKVAANSPRGFLRSAETIEKFKRLPVQPGQMAFTLQYFGMLLDKGALNREETLELAQPVLQQNRKHLLEKWLKEGKLDCSEALGDLVRPYDMNMALTIYLKAEVPAKVVAGFAETGQFDKILPYSAQTGYQPDYIQLLQHIIRINPEKGAEFASALANNEQGSLVDLERVCDIFQGQGMIQQATAFLLDALKENKPEHARLQTRLLEMNLMHAPQVAEAILGNEMFTHFDKSRIAQLCEQANLPQKALELYEDPEAIKRVIVNIPGSPNFNPDWLTTFFGKLSVEQSLDCLDAMMKTNIRQNLQSVVTIATKYSDLLGAVRLIDLFEKYKTAEGLFYYLGSIVNLSEDPDVHFKYIEAATKMGQFNEVERLCRDSNVYNPEKVKNFLKEAKLPEQLPLIIVCDRFNFVHDLILYLYQNQQFAAIETYVQSVNPTRAPEVIGGLLDVDCDENVIRQLLQTVNAQAISIDSLVSEVESRNRLKLLLPFLEKTLNEGNQQQAVFNALAKIYIDSNNNPEKFLKENDQYDTLTVGKYCEKRDPNLAYIAYSKGQNDLELVNITNENSMYRAQARYLLERSDNELWGFVLSENNIHRRSVVDQVTATAVPEANDPSKVSVAVAAFLENDLPLELIELLEKIVLEPSPFSDNQNLQNLLMFTAAKADKGRVMDYIHKLDNYNADEIATACIEVGLFEEAFEIYKKADNKSAAVDVLIENVVSIDRAQGYAEEVDLPEVWSKVAKAQLDGLRVSDAIESYIKAEDPRNYLEVIEVATHAGKNEDLVKYLRMCRKTLREPAIDTALAFSYARLDQLSELEDFLRATNVANIEESGDKAYEEGLFEASKIFYTSISNWAKLATTLVHLGDYQAAVECARKANNIKVWKQVHEACVQKKEFRLAQICGLNLIVDAEQLQTLVKEYERNGYFDELISLLEQGLGLERAHMGMFTELGIALSKYHPDRLMEHIKIFWSRMNLPKMIKACEEANLWPELVFCYYHYDEFDNAALAVIERPENSWDHQQFKEIVVKVANLEIYYRAIKFYVEQHPSLITDLLATLTPRIDVNRVVKIFQKNDDLPLIKPFLLNVQTQNKRVVNEAVNDLLIEEEDYKTLRDSVQNYDNYDATELASRLEKHDLIFFRQIAASIYRKNKRWEKSIALSKQDKLYKDAIETAALSAKTEIVSDLLQYFVDIGHRECYTGMLYACYELIRPDLVLELSWRHGLMDFSMPYMINMLAQQTKDLALLKADNEARKAKEQEKEKTDDNTPILGASRLMITAGPGGMGSSPSPAPYGQANGFAPQPTGYGF comes from the exons ATGCCGACCCTGCCCATCAAGTTTCAGGAGCTTGTCCAGCTCGCCAATGTTGGCGTGGACACACAGAGCATTGGCTTCAACTCCTGC ACACTCGAGTCAGACTCCTACGTGTGTGtgcgagagaagaagaacgaaGCTGCCCAACCTGAGGTTGTTATCATTGAGCTCAAGAATGGTAACAACGTGACTCGTCGGCCGATCAAGGCCGACAGTGCCATCATGCACTGGAACCGACAGGTTATTGCTCTCAAGGCTCAGTCTAGAACACTGCAGATCTTCGACCTCgagcaaaagaagaagctcaagtccTGTACCATGAACGAGGATGTCCAATTCTGGAAGTGGATCAGTGAGAACgagcttggtcttgtcaCAACAACCAGTGTCTTCCACTGGAATGTCTACGATGCGGGTCAAGATGCCCCCGTCAAGGTCTTCCAGCGCAATGATAACCTCAAC GGCTGCCAGATCATCAACTACCGAGTCAACAGCGATGGCAAGTGGATGGTAGTCGTTGGTATTTCATCCCAGCAGGGCCGTGTGGTTGGTGCCATGCAGCTCTACTCCAAAGATCGTGGAATCAGCCAGGCCATAGAAGGTCATGCCGCCGCCTTCGGTACCCTTCGTCTAGAAGGTGCTCCCCAAGATACCAAGTTCTTCAGTTTCGCTGTACGAACGGCAACCGGCGCAAAGCTTCACATTGTCGAGGTCGACCACCCAGAGTCGAATCCAGTTttccagaagaaggcggTCGACATGTTCTTCCCCCCCGAAGCCACCAACGATTTCCCCGTCGCTCTCCAGGTTTCTCAGAAGTACGGCGTCATCTACATGGTGACCAAGTACGGCTTTATCCACCTCTATGATCTCGAGACTGCCTCGTGCATCTACATGAACCGAATTTCGAGCGAGACTATTTTCACAACATGCACAGATGACGGCTCCTCTGGTATCGTTGGCATCAACCGAAAGGGTCAAGTTCTTTTCGTGACCATCgacgacaacaacatcatcccgTACCTTCTTCAGAACCCCGCCAACTCGGAAATGGCTATCAAGATGGCCTCAAGAGCTGGACTTCCCGGTGCTGACAACCTTTATGCCCGCCAATTCGAGCAGCTATTCAACGCGGGAAGTTATCTGGAGGCTGCTAAGGTTGCCGCCAACTCCCCACGAGGATTCCTGCGAAGCGCCGAGACtattgagaagttcaagcgCCTTCCTGTTCAACCTGGTCAGATGGCTTTTACACTTCAATACTTCGGTATGCTTTTGGACAAGGGCGCCTTGAACCGTGAGGAAACCCTCGAGCTTGCACAGCCTGTTCTCCAGCAGAACCGCAAGCATCTGCTTGAGAAGTGGTTGAAGGAGGGCAAGTTGGACTGCTCTGAGGCGCTCGGAGACTTGGTCCGTCCTTACGATATGAACATGGCCCTTACCATTTACCTTAAGGCGGAGGTCCCCGCAAAGGTTGTTGCTGGTTTTGCTGAGACGGGCCAGTTTGATAAGATTCTCCCGTACTCGGCTCAAACCGGCTATCAACCTGATTATATCCAACTTCTTCAGCACATCATTCGTATCAACCCTGAGAAGGGTGCCGAGTTTGCTAGTGCTCTGGCTAATAACGAGCAGGGCTCCTTGGTTGATTTGGAGCGTGTTTGCGACATCTTCCAAGGACAGGGTATGATCCAACAAGCCACTGCCTTCCTCCTCGATGCGCTGAAGGAGAACAAGCCTGAACATGCCCGTCTTCAGACCCGACTGCTGGAGATGAACCTCATGCATGCTCCTCAAGTTGCCGAGGCTATTCTGGGCAATGAGATGTTCACTCACTTCGACAAGTCTCGCATTGCCCAACTTTGCGAGCAGGCCAACCTTCCTCAGAAGGCTTTGGAGCTCTATGAGGACCCCGAAGCCATTAAGCGCGTCATTGTCAACATTCCTGGCTCCCCCAACTTCAACCCCGACTGGCTCACCACCTTCTTCGGTAAGCTTTCTGTTGAGCAATCCCTTGATTGTCTAGATgctatgatgaagacgaacaTTCGACAAAACTTGCAGTCAGTGGTTACCATCGCCACCAAGTACTCCGACCTCCTGGGAGCTGTTCGCCTGATTGATCTCTTCGAAAAGTACAAGACTGCTGAGGGTCTGTTCTACTACCTCGGTAGCATTGTGAACCTGTCTGAGGACCCCGACGTGCACTTCAAGTACATTGAGGCTGCTACCAAGATGGGCCAGTTTAACGAGGTTGAGCGATTGTGCCGCGATAGTAACGTGTACAACccagagaaggtcaagaacttcCTTAAGGAAGCCAAGCTGCCCGAGCAGCTTCCTCTGATCATCGTCTGCGATCGTTTCAACTTTGTTCACGACCTGATTCTGTACCTGTACCAGAACCAGCAATTTGCTGCTATTGAGACCTACGTCCAGTCTGTGAACCCTACACGAGCTCCTGAAGTCATCGGAGGCCTCTTGGATGTCGACTGCGACGAGAATGTCATTAGGCAGTTGTTGCAGACCGTTAACGCTCAGGCTATCAGCATTGATTCGCTTGTTTCTGAGGTCGAGTCTCGAAACCGactcaagcttctcttgCCCTTCCTCGAGAAGACCCTTAACGAGGGTAACCAGCAGCAAGCTGTTTTCAATGCTCTTGCCAAGATCTATATCGATTCCAACAACAACCCGGAGAAATTCCTGAAAGAAAACGATCAATATGATACTCTGACAGTCGGAAAGTACTGTGAGAAGCGTGACCCCAACCTGGCCTACATTGCCTACTCCAAGGGACAAAATGACTTGgagctcgtcaacatcacAAATGAGAACTCCATGTACCGAGCCCAGGCGCGATATCTGTTGGAGCGATCTGATAATGAGCTGTGGGGCTTCGTGCTGAGCGAGAACAACATTCACAGACGATCTGTTGTTGACCAAGTCACCGCGACCGCGGTTCCTGAGGCTAATGACCCTTCGAAGGTCTCCGTGGCCGTTGCTGCTTTCCTTGAGAATGATCTACCTCTCGAGCTTATTgaacttcttgagaagattgttCTCGAGCCTTCACCTTTCAGCGATAACCAGAATCTTCAGAACTTGCTTATGTTCactgctgccaaggctgataAGGGACGTGTCATGGATTACATTCACAAGCTCGACAACTACAACGCCGATGAGATCGCCACCGCCTGTATTGAGGTTGGCCTCTTTGAGGAAGCTTTCGAGATTTACAAGAAGGCCGATAACaagtctgctgctgttgacgtCCTGATCGAGAACGTGGTCAGCATCGACCGTGCCCAGGGTTATGCCGAAGAAGTTGACCTGCCCGAGGTCTGGAGCAAGGTTGCCAAGGCTCAGCTTGATGGTCTTCGTGTTTCTGATGCTATCGAGTCCTACATTAAGGCTGAGGACCCCCGTAACTACCTGGAGGTCATTGAAGTTGCTACCCACGCCGGCAAGAACGAGGACCTTGTCAAGTACTTGCGCATGTGCCGCAAGACCCTCCGTGAGCCTGCTATCGACACTGCTCTGGCTTTCTCATATGCTCGCCTTGACCAGCTCTCTGAGCTTGAGGACTTCCTCCGAGCTACCAACGTTGCTAACATTGAGGAGTCGGGTGACAAGGCTTACGAGGAGGGCTTGTTCGAGGCTTCCAAGATCTTCTACACTAGCATTTCCAACTGGGCTAAGTTGGCAACCACTCTTGTTCACCTCGGTGATTACCAAGCTGCCGTTGAGTGTGCCCGCAaggccaacaacatcaaggtgTGGAAGCAGGTTCACGAGGCCTGTgtccagaagaaggaattCCGGCTTGCCCAGATTTGTGGTCTCAACTTGATTGTCGATGCTGAGCAACTTCAGACCCTAGTCAAGGAGTACGAGCGCAACGGTTACTTTGACGAGCTTATCAGCCTTCTCGAGCaaggtcttggccttgagcgtGCCCATATGGGAATGTTCACTGAGCTCGGTATCGCCCTCTCCAAGTACCACCCCGACCGCCTCATGGAGCACATCAAGATCTTCTGGTCTCGCATGAATCTCCCCAAGATGATCAAGGCCTGCGAGGAAGCAAACCTCTGGCCTGAGCTGGTCTTCTGCTACTACCATTATGACGAGTTTGACAACGCTGCTCTTGCCGTCATCGAGCGACCCGAGAACTCCTGGGACCACCAGCAGTTCAAGGAGATCGTGGTCAAGGTTGCCAACCTGGAGATCTACTACCGTGCTATTAAGTTCTATGTTGAGCAGCACCCCTCGCTCATCACTGATCTCCTTGCTACCCTTACCCCTCGTATTGACGTTAACCGCGTCGTCAAGATCTTCCAGAAGAACGATGACCTCCCTCTCATCAAGCCTTTCTTGCTCAACGTGCAAACCCAGAACAAGCGTGTTGTGAATGAGGCTGTCAACGACCTGctcatcgaggaggaggattacAAGACTCTACGTGACTCAGTTCAGAATTATGACAACTACGATGCTACTGAGCTTGCCAGCCGTCTGGAGAAGCAtgacctcatcttcttccgcCAGATTGCTGCTTCCATCTACCGCAAGAACAAGCGATGGGAGAAGTCTATTGCCCTGTCTAAGCAGGACAAGCTGTACAAGGACGCCATCGAGACCGCTGCCCTATCTGCCAAGACCGAGATTGTCAGCGACCTTCTTCAATAT TTCGTCGACATTGGCCACCGCGAATGCTACACTGGCATGTTGTACGCTTGCTACGAGCTCATCCGCCCTGACCTTGTTTTGGAGCTCTCATGGCGCCATGGCCTCATGGACTTCTCTATGCCTTACATGATCAACATGCTCGCCCAGCAAACAAAAGACCTGGCCCTTCTGAAGGCAGACAACGAGGCACGCAAGGCTAAGgagcaagagaaggagaagaccgATGATAACACACCAATTCTCGGCGCTTCTAGACTCATGATCACAGCTGGACCTGGTGGCATGGGCTCTTCACCCTCGCCTGCACCATATGGCCAGGCAAACGGCTTCGCGCCTCAGCCCACCGGCTACGGTTTCTAG
- the SAH1 gene encoding S-adenosyl-L-homocysteine hydrolase (EggNog:ENOG41~BUSCO:EOG09262LYR): MSAPAHKFKVADLSLAAFGRKEIELAENEMPGLMQTRAKYAADQPLAGARIAGCLHMTIQTAVLIETLTALGAEVTWTSCNIFSTQDHAAAAIAAAGVPVFAWKGETEEEYNWCLEQQLTAFKDNKKLNLILDDGGDLTTLVHQKYPEMLKDCFGVSEETTTGVHHLYRMLKDGKLLVPAINVNDSVTKSKFDNLYGCRESLVDGIKRATDVMIAGKVAVVAGFGDVGKGCAMALHGMGARVLVTEIDPINALQAAMAGYQVTTMEKAAKVGQIFVTTTGCRDILTGEHFEAMPNDAIVCNIGHFDIEIDVAWLKANASSVQNIKPQVDRFLMPNGRHIILLAEGRLVNLGCATGHSSFVMSCSFTNQVLAQIMLYKAADKAWGEKYVEFAKTDKLDVGVYVLPKILDEEVARLHLDHCQAELSTLSKVQAEYLGLTVEGPFKADIYRY, encoded by the exons CGCTGAGAATGAGATGCCCGGTCTCATGCAGACCCGAGCCAAGTATGCTGCCGACCAGCCTCTCGCCGGTGCCCGCATCGCTGGCTGCCTTCACATGACCATCCAGACCGCCGTCCTCATCGAGACCCTCACTGCTCTCGGTGCTGAGGTTACCTGGACCAGCTGCAACATCTTCAGCACCCAGGACcacgctgctgctgccattgcCGCCGCCGGTGTCCCCGTCTTCGCCTGGAAGGGTGAGACCGAGGAGGAGTACAACTGGTGCCTCGAGCAGCAGCTCACTGCCTTCAAGGAcaacaagaagctcaacctcatcctcgACGACGGTGGTGACCTGACCACCCTTGTCCACCAGAAGTACCctgagatgctcaaggacTGCTTCGGTGTCTCTGAGGAGACCACCACTGGTGTCCACCACCTCTACCGCATgctcaaggatggcaagctcCTTGTCCCCgccatcaacgtcaacgaCTCCGTTACCAAGTCCAAGTTCGACAACCTTTACGGCTGCCGTGAGTCCCTTGTCGACGGTATCAAGCGTGCTACCGATGTCATGATTGCTGGCAAGGTCGCCGTTGTTGCCGGTTTCGGTGATGTCGGTAAGGGTTGCGCCATGGCCCTCCACGGCATGGGTGCCCGTGTCCTCGTTACCGAGATTGACCCCATCAACGCTCTCCAGGCTGCTATGGCCGGTTACCAAGTCACCACCATGGAGAAGGCCGCCAAGGTCGGTCAAATCTTCGTCACCACCACCGGTTGCCGTGATATCCTCACTGGCGAGCACTTCGAGGCTATGCCCAACGACGCCATCGTCTGCA ATATTGGTCACTTCGATATCGAGATTGACGTTGCTTGGCTCAAGGCCAACGCCAGCTCTGTCCAGAACATCAAGCCCCAGGTTGACCGTTTCCTCATGCCCAACGGCCGTCACATCATCCTCCTTGCTGAGGGTCGTCTCGTCAACCTTGGCTGTGCTACTGGCCACTCTTCTTTCGTCATGTCTTGCTCTTTCACCAACCAGGTTCTTGCCCAGATCATGCTGTACAAGGCCGCCGACAAGGCATGGGGTGAGAAGTACGTCGAGTTCGCCAAGACCGACAAGCTCGATGTTGGTGTCTACGTCCTCCCCAAGATCCTCGACGAGGAAGTCGCCCGTCTCCACCTCGACCACTGCCAGGCTGAGCTCAGCACCCTCAGCAAGGTCCAGGCTGAGTACCTCGGCCTCACCGTTGAGGGTCCCTTCAAGGCCGATATCTACCGCTACTAA